The sequence TCGGTCAGCCGCCGCCCATGCCGCCCTGGGCGGCGATCATCGTCAGGTTCAGCCCGGACACCGCGCGGGCCAGGCCGGGCGCGGTGCTGGCGAGGCGGTCGGTGAGGGCGGTGACGCGGTCGGCGTGCGCCTTCCGGTCGTGGCGGGAGAGCACCAGTCGCAGGTGCCCGTGGGCGGCCAGGGCGGCGAGTACCGCGTCCGCGAACGGAGCCTCGGCGGCCGGGGTGCCGCCGCGGACCAGCTCCGCCACCCGCGCCTGGAGGTCCAGCGCCTCGCGCGGGTCGTCCATCGCCACCGGCCGCCGCGGTACGACCGGGCCGTGGGGGGCGCGGTCCGAGACGGTCAGCACGCCGAGCATCGCGAGTCGCTGCTCGACGGCGTCCAGGGTGTCCTCGCGGTCGCGCCGGATCCAGGCCTTCCAACTGCGTGACGTGCCGCCCGCCTCGGCGAGCAGCGCGTCCAGGACGCCGTCCCCCGTGGGGTCGGCGGAGAGGACCCGGACATGCCCCGATCCGTCCTCGGCGAGGGCGCCCCGGTGGGCGAGTTCGGCCAGGGTGGCGGCACGGACCAGGAAACCGGCACGGGTGCGGTCCTGGAGGGACTGGGACCGGGTGTCGAAGGCCAGCAGGTAGCCGGAGAGATGCAGGGCTCGGCTCATGCCTCCGACGATACGGGCGGGGGCCGGTGCCGTCCGTCACCCCGCGGTCGGATCCGCCCTCCGTCGGGAGGACTACTCGACGACGGGTTGCGGCCGTGCCCGTTCACCGTGGTGGCAGGGGTGGCAGGCGTGGCCGGGGTGGCCGATTTCCGGCGCGGTGAATATCGGGCAAGTACGGGGAATTACCGCATTCCCGGGACCGGAGCGGATCGGGCAACCGAATCCCCGACGAATCCACGGCGAACCCCCGCGCACATCAGGCCGATTGTCGGCGGGAGATCGAAATCCGGGAGTCCCGAGGGTGTTCGCGCGTTGGAATGGCAGCAGCGGACCCTTTCACCCGAGCCTACCCCGGTAGCCGAAGGCAGAGAAAGAGATGCCATGGATGATTTCGACAGCGAAACCTCCAAACGCAACCCCGTTTTCTGTGCTCTCGTCAATGCCCCCCTCGACCTGGACCGCGACGACCTCGGGCACCCCGCGCACCCCGGCCTGTGGGAGCGGCTGATCGGTGACCGCAGGCCGGTCGACCAGCGCGGACTCCACTGCCCGGACTGCCGGGCCGCCCGCGGTGCCCGGGCCTGGATGTACGTCTTCGAGCGGCAGGGCCTGCGGATCGCCGCGCACCACAATCCGCACCGCCGCCCGTCCGGCGGGAGCGATGTGCGCGAGGCCTACCGGGAGCGGTACGTCCGCGCGGCCGAGAGCGCCGGCCACACCGCCGAGGTGGGGGCGGTCGACCCGACCGGCAGGCGGCGCACCGACGTCCTGGTCACCGGCGCCGGTGGACAGCGGTACGGGTTCGAACCACAGGTGTCGTACCTTTCCGCAGCGAGCGCCCGCAGCCGTGACGCCGCCGCCCGGGCCGACGGCATCACGGCGGTCTGGCACACGGTGGACCCGCGGTCCCCGCTGATCGACGCGGTCCACTGGACGAGGACGGACGACCTGCCCGCGGCCGCCGTGCGCGCGGAGCGCGACCTGCTGGTCCGCGGCGGCGTGCGGGCCCTCACCCTGGAACTCTGCGACCGCATGCCGACACCGTGTCCCGTCCGCAGGCAGGGCAGTTGCGGGCGCCGCCACGCGCGGTGGGGGCCGCGGCCGCGGCAGTTCGACGACCTCGTCCGCGACATCGCCGCCGGGCGCTGCGTGCCGCTCACCGTGCGGGCGGCCCGGGGTGTGCACCGTTTCTGGTCCTCGGCCGAGGACCGCGAGGCCTTTCTCGACAGCGGTGGCACGCTCACACCGGCCGACGAGTCGGATGCCGATGTCGATGCCGATGCCGATGCCGTCGACCGGGGACCGGCGGCACACCGCTCCACCGCCTTCGGTCCGCGCTCCCACTCCCGTCGGGACACCCGCTGCGCC comes from Streptomyces sp. TLI_053 and encodes:
- a CDS encoding GPP34 family phosphoprotein, coding for MSRALHLSGYLLAFDTRSQSLQDRTRAGFLVRAATLAELAHRGALAEDGSGHVRVLSADPTGDGVLDALLAEAGGTSRSWKAWIRRDREDTLDAVEQRLAMLGVLTVSDRAPHGPVVPRRPVAMDDPREALDLQARVAELVRGGTPAAEAPFADAVLAALAAHGHLRLVLSRHDRKAHADRVTALTDRLASTAPGLARAVSGLNLTMIAAQGGMGGG